In a single window of the Salvelinus alpinus chromosome 15, SLU_Salpinus.1, whole genome shotgun sequence genome:
- the LOC139539881 gene encoding transmembrane protein 170A-like, protein MLVVFCALDMQNGYNEIGFVQQILSLNLVPRKNGTNRGNDTSLSDFSEMWYGVFLWAAVSSLVFHLPAALLALATLRQHKIARFMPIAIILMSIVGPVCGGVLTSAAIAGVYKAAGKRMISLEALVFGVGQSFCVLIISFLRVLATL, encoded by the exons ATGCTCGTGGTGTTCTGTGCATTAGACATGCAGAACGGATATAACGAGATTGGGTTTGTGCAGCAAATTCTTAGCTTGAATTTGGTCCCTAGGAAAAATGGCACCAATCGAGGCAACGACACATCGCTTAGCGACTTCTCAG AGATGTGGTATGGAGTCTTCTTGTGGGCTGCTGTCTCTTCACTGGTGTTCCACCTACCTGCTGCTCTCCTGGCCCTCGCCACCCTGCGACAACACAAAATAGCCCGCTTCATGCCCATTGCCATCATACTGATGAGTATCGTGGGCCCTGTGTGTGGTGGTGTCCTTACCA GTGCCGCCATTGCTGGGGTGTACAAAGCAGCAGGGAAGAGGATGATCTCCTTGGAGGCATTGGTGTTTGGAGTGGGCCAGTCCTTCTGTGTCCTCATTATCTCCTTCTTAAGAGTCCTAGCTACACTCTAG